In Astyanax mexicanus isolate ESR-SI-001 chromosome 25, AstMex3_surface, whole genome shotgun sequence, a genomic segment contains:
- the si:dkey-192k22.2 gene encoding uncharacterized protein si:dkey-192k22.2 isoform X1: protein MSKATAAKLAVLIFLAFIVCLPEFLPSDTELQIHFHCVPFDSCGVMSWRGPEDGQICEVYENASKTNLLCEMEPKKNTTNQNKAVKNWFVCETQADLQSLHYNTSNSEVDVDVVLGIRMIDHPLLNVTIHSHLNHSGLHIETHLNFTLVGCCTRHRRACTHPDKVTPPLSPPSHKPVTSAELTTKQSPVKTLDSTGHPLCTSNRSHCLFYYEGSNILDTQTKGGRWWAFSTTMWLALVLVLVVLVALSVWFQVSRSRSCFHKQSVRVPVTALQPRRFSKRRVKSLGDLPDILVSVCSAEDEELFVEKTQKDYSREKLQLVYEEIYKRAGLSPIHEVSTTDISSEKNDEENRPDDIITEGGSEESVDFPLLLVHTQSLPCLHHRSHPSNKDEEEST, encoded by the exons AGTTGCAGATCCACTTTCACTGTGTCCCCTTTGACTCCTGTGGCGTAATGAGTTGGCGTGGCCCTGAAGACGGACAGATCTGTGAGGTGTATGAGAATGCAAGCAAGACGAACCTTCTGTGTGAgatggaaccaaaaaaaaacacaaccaaccAGAATAAAGCAGTGAAGAACTGGTTTGTGTGTGAAACTCAGGCCGACCTACAGAGTCTACATTACAACACTTCAAACTCAG AAGTGGACGTAGACGTGGTCTTGGGTATTCGGATGATAGACCACCCTCTCCTGAACGTGACCATCCACAGCCATTTAAACCACAGTGGACTGCACATTGAAACACACTTAAACTTCACTCTTGTTGGATGCTGTACCAGACATAGAAGAGCCTGCACGCACCCAGACAAAGTCACGCCACCACTGAGTCCACCCTCTCACAAACCAGTTACATCAGCAGAACTGACCACAAAGCAGTCACCTGTAAAAACTCTAGACTCTACAGGACATCCCCTGTGTACTTCAAACAGAAGCCACTGCCTCTTTTACTATGAAGGAAGCAACATTCTCGACACACAAACTAAAGGAG GGAGGTGGTGGGCTTTTAGCACCACTATGTGGTTGGCTCTGGTACTGGTCCTGGTGGTGCTGGTTGCGCTGAGTGTCTGGTTTCAGGTCAGCAGAAGCCGGAGCTGCTTCCACA AACAATCAGTGCGGGTTCCAGTCACTGCCCTTCAGCCCAGGAGGTTTTCCAAGCGAAGAGTGAAGT CTTTAGGCGATTTGCCGGATATTTTAGTCTCAGTATGCAGCGCAGAAG ATGAAGAGCTGTTCGTAGAGAAGACGCAGAAGGATTACTCAAGAG AAAAGCTTCAGCTGGTATATGAGGAAATATATAAACGAG cagGACTGTCTCCTATTCATGAAGTTTCCACAACAG ATATCTCTTCGGAAAAAAATGACGAAGAAAACCGGCCTGATGACATTATAACAGAAGGAG GGTCTGAGGAGTCCGTGGATTTTCCTCTGTTGCTAGTGCACACACAGTCCTTAC CTTGCCTGCACCACAGAAGCCACCCCTCTAACAAAGATGAAGAGGAATCAACGTAA
- the si:dkey-192k22.2 gene encoding uncharacterized protein si:dkey-192k22.2 isoform X2 → MSKATAAKLAVLIFLAFIVCLPEFLPSDTELQIHFHCVPFDSCGVMSWRGPEDGQICEVYENASKTNLLCEMEPKKNTTNQNKAVKNWFVCETQADLQSLHYNTSNSEVDVDVVLGIRMIDHPLLNVTIHSHLNHSGLHIETHLNFTLVGCCTRHRRACTHPDKVTPPLSPPSHKPVTSAELTTKQSPVKTLDSTGHPLCTSNRSHCLFYYEGSNILDTQTKGGRWWAFSTTMWLALVLVLVVLVALSVWFQVSRSRSCFHKQSVRVPVTALQPRRFSKRRVKSLGDLPDILVSVCSAEDEELFVEKTQKDYSREKLQLVYEEIYKRGLSPIHEVSTTDISSEKNDEENRPDDIITEGGSEESVDFPLLLVHTQSLPCLHHRSHPSNKDEEEST, encoded by the exons AGTTGCAGATCCACTTTCACTGTGTCCCCTTTGACTCCTGTGGCGTAATGAGTTGGCGTGGCCCTGAAGACGGACAGATCTGTGAGGTGTATGAGAATGCAAGCAAGACGAACCTTCTGTGTGAgatggaaccaaaaaaaaacacaaccaaccAGAATAAAGCAGTGAAGAACTGGTTTGTGTGTGAAACTCAGGCCGACCTACAGAGTCTACATTACAACACTTCAAACTCAG AAGTGGACGTAGACGTGGTCTTGGGTATTCGGATGATAGACCACCCTCTCCTGAACGTGACCATCCACAGCCATTTAAACCACAGTGGACTGCACATTGAAACACACTTAAACTTCACTCTTGTTGGATGCTGTACCAGACATAGAAGAGCCTGCACGCACCCAGACAAAGTCACGCCACCACTGAGTCCACCCTCTCACAAACCAGTTACATCAGCAGAACTGACCACAAAGCAGTCACCTGTAAAAACTCTAGACTCTACAGGACATCCCCTGTGTACTTCAAACAGAAGCCACTGCCTCTTTTACTATGAAGGAAGCAACATTCTCGACACACAAACTAAAGGAG GGAGGTGGTGGGCTTTTAGCACCACTATGTGGTTGGCTCTGGTACTGGTCCTGGTGGTGCTGGTTGCGCTGAGTGTCTGGTTTCAGGTCAGCAGAAGCCGGAGCTGCTTCCACA AACAATCAGTGCGGGTTCCAGTCACTGCCCTTCAGCCCAGGAGGTTTTCCAAGCGAAGAGTGAAGT CTTTAGGCGATTTGCCGGATATTTTAGTCTCAGTATGCAGCGCAGAAG ATGAAGAGCTGTTCGTAGAGAAGACGCAGAAGGATTACTCAAGAG AAAAGCTTCAGCTGGTATATGAGGAAATATATAAACGAG GACTGTCTCCTATTCATGAAGTTTCCACAACAG ATATCTCTTCGGAAAAAAATGACGAAGAAAACCGGCCTGATGACATTATAACAGAAGGAG GGTCTGAGGAGTCCGTGGATTTTCCTCTGTTGCTAGTGCACACACAGTCCTTAC CTTGCCTGCACCACAGAAGCCACCCCTCTAACAAAGATGAAGAGGAATCAACGTAA